A stretch of Pedosphaera parvula Ellin514 DNA encodes these proteins:
- a CDS encoding response regulator: MQTVLVIDDSDDVRGVIVKTLAHFGFSTCEAKDGASGIQTAVRDQPDLIICDIRMPGMDGFHTLSAIREHPAIATIPFIFLSAAIDKSDMRRGMASGADDYLTKPFTPHELIEAVTARLAKQAELKCEIYKQAVKLRADVVHLLSQEITGPIDSILDLTTTMMREHSFLSPEKVFVSARQINDSLIRLNQLARSLA; this comes from the coding sequence CGTAATCGTCAAGACCCTCGCTCATTTTGGATTCTCGACCTGCGAAGCAAAGGATGGCGCTTCCGGAATTCAGACTGCAGTTCGAGATCAGCCCGATCTGATCATATGTGATATCAGAATGCCTGGAATGGATGGCTTTCACACTCTTTCGGCCATTCGTGAGCATCCCGCAATTGCCACCATTCCTTTCATTTTCCTTAGCGCAGCAATTGATAAAAGTGACATGCGCCGGGGCATGGCCTCCGGGGCGGATGATTATTTGACCAAGCCATTTACACCCCATGAACTGATTGAGGCGGTCACGGCCCGCCTGGCGAAGCAGGCAGAATTGAAATGCGAGATTTATAAGCAGGCGGTAAAGCTTCGGGCCGATGTGGTTCATCTACTTTCCCAGGAAATTACCGGCCCGATTGACAGCATCCTGGATCTTACGACCACCATGATGAGGGAGCACAGCTTTCTTTCGCCTGAAAAGGTTTTTGTAAGCGCACGTCAGATTAATGACTCGCTCATCCGTTTGAACCAACTGGCCAGAAGCCTCGCCTAG